The DNA window TCAAATCAGGGACCGGGAAACGCTGCTGAAAAATAACACTTCTCACAGGACAACACTTGCTTTAGCAAAAAAAACTGCGATCGACTAAAGGGTTTTTTTCCCCACAAAAAGAATACAGTTACAACATTCTGAAAACTGGAATTGCTGACACAATATGACTTTAAGTTTAGCACGACGATATTACACACACCTAAATGACAGAATATTAGTGCTACAGTTTAAGTCATACAAGCATTTGCTAAATGTCAACCCACCTATTGGAGTATCAGTGCGGATATCTGCCTTTTCAATAGAATAATATAACTGGTCTAGTTCATGAAGCCAACTGCAACCGGTACCACAAGATTTGGTACTTGTACTGATTGAATATATATCCCAAGTTCTACTCTACTCTATTGTTAGAATTGAACCTTTAGGAAATCTTGGCAAATCACCAAAAACCCTAGCAATGATGCAAGAGACCTCCACACTCGGGAAATGACTGACTCCAACCAACTTCCTGTCTCTCATTATATAAACTAGTGTATTTAATACTATAGGCACTAACATTTCTATCAATACacctttttataaattaaatttgataataataacaaatttgaAATTAGTAAAGATGGCAAGTATGTTATactaaaatcaaaagatcatgGATTCAATTCTTAgagttaatatttattttatagattaTACACAATGAATTATGTAGATTATACACAATGAAGGGTATTTTAGGAAAGAAACTTTCTACACTAACTCCCTTTACCCCGAAAAACCACATCTTGGCTGGGTGATTTTGAGCTACAATATTGAATTGAGAGCCCACTGGAACAGCCATGAATCACATATTTGTAACACAAATTAGCATAAAAGACTTGTAAATAAAGCAGTTACGTTATTTATGTACAAATCCCTTACACCATACTGCACAATAGAAGCAAGCCAATCTAATTGCTGAAGGGAAAAAGGGAATCTGGGGTTTCAAAACTTTCAATTTGTGCCTGCAAGGGAGCTCAGATGACAATGGAAACATCATCACCCAGTTCTCTCAATGGCACATTCCCCCTCTCTTTATATATAATACCTCCCACAGCTACCTAATTGATTTCCTTCACAAACAGCAGTTCTCAGCTCTCAGCTACTGCTGAAACTATCATTTTTAGGCCTCTCTCCTCCCTACTACAAACCAGCCCATATCTGTTCCTAACATCCAGGCTCAATGATCATTTATAAACAGCATACAAATTAATCTTGCAAAAACTACTAAGAACACAGTTTTACCTTATGTGCTATATCCCTAGAATAACCAACTACAAATGACAACAAATTTGTGGCCTTGTGCCTTCCATAGAACCACTGCTCTCcaacatttttataaaatgaaaCAACTGTTTTCCAACATTACACAAGAGATGAGATCTTGCTTATTGGATGGCTTAAAGATCAAGAGAAGGTGCAGAAGAAGAAACAGATCTTACTGACATTTGAAGATTAACGACTAATATAAGCTACCACCACTTTAACTTAATCTgtatccttttttcttttttattttcaagtcaCGAGCAAGAGTTGTTatagtattattataatttatcctGTATTTACCTACAAGAATGCAAGTGAAGTAGAACAGAGTAAATTATACAAAGCTTATTCAAATCCTAGCAAAATCACACAGCCCTTCAACCAAATTTGCATATAATTCAAGAGTAAGGCAAGTAGGCAACATAATAACCACATTGCAAAAGATATTCTTAATTATGACTCTAGCTATTCAATTATGATAGAATGTTTATGCCTTTATAATTGGTACTTGTATGAACTTGTgaaacttttataattttacatacTATTACCTTCGACCGGCAAGAATCTTGGCCATGTTGCCATTGTTGTTAGTGACAAATACATTGCTTTCATCGCACACAATGTAGTCAATAGCAGCAAGGCGAGAAGAGAATGGAAGAAAAGGTTTCAGCTCTTCCCCTGCAAGCATCTCTTTTGTATAGATGTTAGGGAAAAGATCTTTCAGAGGCTGCATGGTCTCATCCCCTCCGTATATTTCTCCTGATGCAACATATAGGTAGGTATCATTTGCAAAACCAAGTGCTCGGAGCATCAACCCCACCTCATGAGGAGTAAGAGGACATTTTCCACGCTTTCGCTCTCCATCAGGGCTCAAATCCTGTATTATCACGAGATAATATATTGCTCATTCATTGGTGCCACAAGAGAAATAGCAAGTTTTAAGTCCTTAGATTCTTCAGCACATTGAAAAAAGAATGACAGAATCATCCAATTCATCATCCTGTCGGTCAATATGATAGGGCTTTATCATTAGAAAGAAGTAAGGATTGCAGTCTTACAGGCAACGTTGTCCACCTTTTTCTGATTTCCCCGAGCTCTTGTCTTTCTTTTTCACCCCCACCAAAATAACAACCTGAAAATGCCAGCATATCTGGCTCAAACCTGCCATATTACTATTATCAAGTTGCGCTGGAAATTTGATGTTTTGACACTGTTCAAATAATTACTATCAATTTCAGAATGCAAGGAGCTGTGGAAAAGGTAAAGGCAATCAACCATATTGGGAAGAGCCTAAAGATTAGAAGGGATAAGACAATACATAATTGGTGCATATGTGATTAATAGAGAATAAGGTAGTGTTTGTTTCCAGATACTAGAACTGAGATGAGGGATTGAGACTTAGTATTGTGTTTCGAACTAAGACTAGAACAAAGGGGACTGAAATATTTGAGACTAAAGactaaaactttaataacatttttttttccaaaaatactcatttaatttttaaaattccaaATCTACCCCTCAATCTTCATATTTATCTTAAACCAAACATTATACTTAGACATCATTCAACTCAATATATTTTACGCCAAATGCAATACAGAGACTTAATTTAGTCTCAGTCTCTCTCCTAGTCTCtatctctcagtctcagtctcagtctctcTTCCAATCGCAGTCTAAAAGTGTGAGAGCGCAAAGGAGAGAATAACAATTTATCAGATGTATGAAAAGTAAGTGATTGCTTGAACAACCCACATTCCCACACCACTTTGTTTAAAATTCAGGTTGAAATTGAACATACATCAGGTTCATTGAACAAACCTCAAATGGACGGCTATAAAACGGTTTGCCATCTTTCGCATTCTCATAACAAGTTTTTGACCAAACTGTCGTATAGGTTTCGTGTATCTCAGAGCATGATAATTAACACGACAACGTAATCTTTGTAGTTCATCATCTAGGTCATTTGCTAGTCTAAAGTCAAACTTCGTCAATTGCAAAACCTGCAAAATCTTCCTACATTCAGCTACCACCACAGCTATATCCACAAaagaatcataaaaaaattgacattaACTAACTATTAATGTATGCTCATGAcaattaagaaatttaaaaatgtatCAATCACTAGAAGTGACCTCACCCGTCGTCTCAAGAGTATTGGCAAAACTTGATCATGATAATATTCAGGTTCGGATTTCCTCGGAACACGCATTGTATATGGTGGTTTATCCATTGATCGCATGACCTTATCAGGAACTCTTTTAACAATGGTAATATCCTTTGCAAGATATGTAATGAACCAATTTATatcaaaaatattgttgaagTCACTGCGTCAAAAAGAAGTGTTTTCTTTAAATGAACAACTATTAACTTAATTCTAGTAAACCACAATCTGTGTAATGAAAAAGGGAATGTTTGATAGGATAGTCAGTTTACCTATCATCCTTCCAAAAAGAATGATGATCCAACTCCGGTACAACTAATGTAGCATTAAGAATTCGTGCAACAACAACGGCATCCGTAATCTGGGGGAACGAACATGATTAGCATTTCCACATCCAGAACTTATTAACCTTAGCTTTAAATAAGACTATTGAAAATTTCTGCACCACCACAAAAGAGAACCTAACCAAGGCTCACATTTCTGAAAACAAATGAAATAGAACCAACTAGCTATAAGAAAACTGCTATTATCATTTCCATCACTTTATGAGCAGGAAATTGCTAGGAATACCAAATGCACTAGTCATTGTCCATGAAACCAAGGTGTAATAAATGATCATTACTCCAGTGTGACCAGGTGATATTATAGAACACTTTTGCAATCAAACAGTGACAACAGTACATATCATAAGGCTTATGTCGGACTTACCCCAGTTCTTTGTTGGTTCAGTCCTCCACTTGTTGCTATAAGCAAGTAGCCATTTGACTTACGCTCGGATACAGCAGCTATATTTTCCGGTTaccaaaataagatagaaaatgACATGTGAAATTAACTTTTATAGATCAGCACAATCTCAAAATACATTTGTCAAGAAGTAAAACAACATAGTAAAACATATCAAATGGAACCCTTCAGTTTGTTTGCTAGTCACATCGGACCTAACTAGGAAAAATCCTACACTCAGATTGCACCGGTCTAGCTTGTGCTTATATACATTAATTATGGAGAATATGGGAACAAAACACATTATATTTACCGAAAACACCCTCTCTCACTTTCACCTGATACATAcagaaaattttccaaaattagCAGTTTCTGACAAAAATCATGCATAACCAAACACAAAAGGATTTAAATCTGTTTCGTGaaggaattttttatttgaaaaaaaaaagacattgtTAGATGCATTaacatcaacaccccaaaatgAAAACTTGCAAAGTTTTAGCacctatataaaaaaaaaatgttctaGTATCAAACAAGCTACAAAAGAAGGTGTGAATGAGTGAGAACTCACGAGCAAAATTACGCCCCCTTTCTTTACATCCATAGTAATACCTAGAATACTGTGATTCCCAAATATCAATTGGCGCACGCTCACTTCCATCCtacaaaaattaagaagaaaaggaattaataataataaataattcacACCAATTACACTCCACCGTTTTCAGCAGCAAAAAACTAAAACAGTAAACAACATTAGCAACCAGATACAAAGAACAATGCAATACATAAAAACAAAAGgtgtaaggaaaaaaaaatgaaggatTAGAAGAACCTGTGCTGAGTGGAGAGTGCGATGGACGAATCTTTGGGAGTACCATTCAACATGAGAAGCCATGTGACCCGTTAAGAGTGAGATTAGACCCAACCCGAACAGCATGAACCCGCAAACCATGGACCACGATGTGGGTTTCGCCACGCTGGATCTCCAACACATGTGGCTATGGTGGTTATGGTTATGGTTAATGCTCCCATTActattgttatttttatcagGGTGCAGCAACTGAGGTTGCTTTGAACACAAGAAGCTCCTCAAGCTCCAAACTTTGCTGCCAACACCCATTCGGATTCGGATCTCGGGTCACAGATTCCAAccatcaattcaattcatttcaTCTTCTCAAGCTCTGTGGAACAAAAAAAGGGACTTTGTTTTGGAATTAGGGATTGGCGAAGGTGGGATTCTTGAAGAGGAAGAGCAATGTGGAAATGGAGGAGAGGTTCCCCCAAGATTTTGTGTAGAATGAGAACCCTTTTTTTTCCTTAGGGTTTTCAGAAACACTCATTAATATTAGTTTACGAAATTGATGACGTCATGAATGAGTGAGTGTATTGCCGTTGCAATCTGATTGTGAATGTGAATGAATGAAAGTGGGAGTGAGTGAGTAGGGTGGTGGTGTCAGGTTCTGTGGGGGTGGAGGCGCAGAGTTTGGGACACTCAACATTCATTGCCATTGaacatgaaaattgaaaattgaaaattgaaaattggaaaTTGGAAATTGAacattcccttttttttttctttttttgtccaAATGAGAATGTCTTTTTGTTCTAGTTGTTATTGGTCAAATTAGTTTCTGATTGGGACAAATATTGAGGTGAGATGTCAAGGGGAAGAAGAAATGGGTTAATCTGGTTTTAATTTGGTTTGGacaaaaaatggaaaataaaagaagatggCATAAAGGTGTGATAAGAACAGAAAACGAAAGGCTGGCAGCTGGGCCTGGGTCCGGTCTTCGGGTGTTCAAAGCGGTAGCAGTATCACGGATCTTTCAAAACCAATAGTATGCCACCTAAgtgtattcttttcttttttgttattacAAATATCTTCTTcacaaacttagaatttttttctATACTGCATTATTAGCAATGTTCTAAAAATTGAACCGAACCGGTCAATTCAATCGTGTTAACCAAAAATCGGTCATTTGATCAGTTCAATTGAGgtataaaatcattttaaaaaaattggctTAAAAATTAGCCAAATCGACAGTTAATCGATAAATCGTCAGAATTAACCAAGTATTTTCAAACTTATCGATttgctttatatatatataaataaaattataaaaaagaaaccCAACTCAGTTACCCATCCCTACCCCTACCCCTCCCCCTCCCTTTTCACTCCCTCTTTGAGAAACCGTAAACCAAGTCATCATCACCATCCCACGTCACACTCTTCTCATCGTTCCTCTCCTCGTCGTTGTTGGTTAGTCATCTTCTCTTCGAATCGTTCTCTTCTCGTCGCCGTCGGTCGATCATCGTCTCTTCggatctttttctctctctctgtcGCTCTCTTTGAGGTCAACATCTGTTGCCATCACCTCCTCGATCCTCTTCTCCTCGACATCGAGTCAGAGCTGTTGGCATCGCCGCTGCGAAAGACTATTCCATCATCATCTCTTCTCGATTTGTTGGTGTCCGTCTTTCTCTTCGAGTTTTCTCTCTCTATCCGAGGGTCCGTActtaactctctctctctctctctctctctctctctctctctctctgttatAGAGTATTAGCTGCGCCGTCAATTGGTCCCCTACGTTTAGGCAAAATCTTGTTTTGatccttaaggtttaaagtgtcctatttgagtccaaaaaagtttcatttagctTCAATGTAGTCCCACCATAaaatcaaagttaaataattaacagaaTGTCCTACATGACAGCAGTACAAGAACAATGTTTATAATCTGGAGAACAAGTACAAACTCCAaaggcacaaaatcaaccgtgaatgcatcaatacatttatttatcattctacttagttttataaaaaaatatttcatttaaattataaaaaaatgataaataaatgtatcgATGTATCCACAATTAATTTTGTGCCTTTGGAGCTTGTACTTATTCTCCAGATTATCGACATTTTTCTTAAACTGAGATCACGTAGGATTAAgtatttaactttgacctcatGGTGGGACTACATTGAAGCTAAAagaaacttttttggattcaaataggacactttaaaccttaaagACTAAAATAGGATTATGCCCAAACGTAAGGGATTAATTTAGTACTTTATTCTTTTGATTTCTGAGTTGCTggttgctaattttttttattctcaattGTTGATGGGCAGTTCTTCACtatattattgtttattatttatgctAAAATTCGTCTGGTTCTGAGTTATGCTATGATTTGATTCTGAGTTGTTTATGCTAGTTTTTCTGATTTATTGATTCTACTCGATAGATTTGAGTTGTTGATGGCGCTATGCTGCAGTGAAAATATTGTTTATGCTAGAATCTAATTTTgagttatttaaattatatattaaattttttataattttattttatatttaattaaattagttaaactCTAGTTGAACTCTAGTTAAATTCTAATTGAACCTCTAAACTATTAAATTAGTCATTTCATTGATTTACCGACCTGATTTGTTTCTCACAATCTTAATTAGTAGgcgtgaatttttcataaataatttaaactatGTATTATACCTTAttgtgaatttttataaaatgtaatgttctattttttaaaaaaattaaaataatattttttacgaaatattaatgatattttatctttttataattaaaaaaatgactacaaAATGACAATTAAGTCTTtttctataattaaaaaatatttttatgttttacactaaaattagccacAAACTTAGGTTCTTTATGGGAAAGAGATGGAAAGGAATTAGTTGTACAacattgttgtttttttttaaagataggGAGACTCTAACCCACGACCTCTTAAGTGAATAGGAAGAAATTATGCCATTTAAGTTATAACTCATTGACTTAATTATACAACATTTGTTCTAAtgtattttttacataaatataaatatttatttataaaaatcaatttgttatttctaaaatttaaattaaaaaattatttaaaagaagaaaaatatatttattatttttattttatatacttaacaaatataataatatattaataacgcAAACTCATTTAAACAATATTAATTGAAACAAAATCTCATTCGTGAAAACCAATTTGTTTAATAAAATtgtcttaataataaaatttaaatattattaatttgtctattattatattcatatctatatttatatttatctataattACTGTTTATATCTTACCTAAAACTTAAAGTCAAGTCTATTAAAGAATGAAGGGTCCAATCCAAAAAGGTTGGTCTTCATATTtaccttatttttttaaaatggtcGAACATCATCAAGGGAGTACAACCCTACTTGTTCAAAGCAAGTAATTGCTTCCGCAAATTTCTCCATCTCGTCTAAAAAGATGATCTTAACAAACTCCCAAAACAAAGAGAACGATTATCCATCAATAAAGGTGAAATTACTCCAACTAAGGTAGTCAatgattatattataaaaactctaacaTCTCTCAGGTATAATTTACAttctaatctactaaaaatctGCCTAAatctcttgctaacttaagtatcggagtcttCTACAAGTACCACCCCCACCTCTTCACGAAGAACTCAAACAGACGTTACCTCGACATCATCAAGTCCAACaggataatttatttatttaaatatcaatattatTAGTTCTAAAATTGAATGCATTGCAATTTTTCCTCcgatttttaatataaatcgtGATTTTTCTACGAGCtttaaaataaatgtaaaatttGGTAAAGCACCACGACTTATGTAGTAAATTATCATGCATAAATCGGGGGTACCATAAAagttttatgcttttaaaattttaaaactaaaacaaaCAGGATTACCAcgatttaaaggaaaataatcATGCGGTCCTATGACACATGCTAAGTCCACGATTTTTTtggaagaattttaaatttcgcTTTTAGTCAcacactacaaaaaaattaatttttttatcacgtTTTTAAAGCGCGTTAAAAAATGCAAAATAGTGTATATcgataattttaggttttttgaGTTATTAGTACGCTTTTAAAAGATCACATCTGTAAACGTACTAGTTATTCTATCATTACATTTTTGTTGATTTATCAATacactttattttttgtcaCATTTTCATCTATCATCACGTTTAAAAGTATGATTATATGCATAACTCTATAgttacgcttttaaagcgtactGATAGAGAAAGATATGGCTAGGGAAGATATAGCTATGCTTAATAAGCATGGCTATTGATGACTACAAGAAAATATGCCTACACTTGAAAAGTATGCCGATAAATGAGAAAATATGGATGTACAATATGGCAACGCTTTTAAGTGTGGCTATAAATTAGCTCAACAAAGTGTGAGAATACTCTGAATGCGTTTGTTAACTCACTTAAAAAACTAAAGGTTAATGACTATTATACTCTTAAATATATTAAGTAGTTTGAATTTATTTacgaacaaaagaaaattaagtagTCTCAAGATAAAATATGTTGTGCctgtaaaaaaaaagataaaatatattgtgATTAAAACAAAAGATATTACCTGTCCAAATGGCGAACTCCATTTCCAAGTGACTAATCTTAAAGATATAATGAAGCCATTGATCCATATCCCCTTCAATAAGGTGGTTAACAAATGAACTGCTAGATTCATAATTAACTTTGATATTACAATTTTAGGTCCGAAATATGTTCCTCCAAACtagaaaagaatataaaattcctattgtttttcatttttggaAGGTTAAAGGAAGGTAATCAATATAAATTAACAATCAATATGATGATGAGTTCCTTCTTTTGAGGATCATACATGGGATAAAGAAGCTGTATAAGAACAATTATAGTAGTTTGGTTCCTGTTCGATTATTTATAATGAAGATCGCTGAAGAACCAGCTTCTTCAGCTATATTTGCCTTGGTTGTGAAACTATATTGTCCTCGATGCACTAAAATGATCTTGCCAGTGAGCTAACAAAATCACAGATTACAAATTCATATCCTAAAAAAGTTTTGAAGCTTTAAATGTATACCAGATATATATGCTTCAAAATGCAGAGAAAAGTTTCCTTCGAAAAATTCTATGGCATAAATTAGGATACCTTATTCTTCGGCTTGCTACAACAATCAAGAGGGTCCACAATGGcgactgataaaccccatttttagggtttatcttgtgttgattttaggggattttatcaccttttctcacatttattcaatgaaatagcattgTTTCATGactttctcctaatttgtgcttaagagtaaaaacatgttttttaggccgttaatttgctaattttaattcacctttgatttcactagatgccttgatctgtttgttagtgaattcaggttgaaagggctaggaatggatcaaaggagtgaagagaaaagtatgcaaagtggagaattcatggagGAACAAGGATTTGGAGTGCACACATCGATGCGCACGCGCAACAGACGCACACGTGTGAATATGAAGTTGCATGGCAATGCGTACACGTgactccacgcgtacgcgtggatggtaaAATGTcaagcgatgcgtacgcgtgacccatgcgtatgcgtcgatgctcgcacgtgacctcattaaagtgaaaatgctgggggcgatttctgagcttcccaggcccaaatcTAACTGATTCCATAGACTATtacatgcagaattcaagatgGGTCAAGGGGGGATGAACTATACAAATgatttttagagagagatgtagaattctagagagagtgTCTCTCCCCTCTCTagattagggttcttagttctattttctttttagatctagatctactttttcttttgctttaattttccttttatctTTACTTGTTCTAGCATTCTACTTCTCTTGTAGTTCCTTTATgttgttaattttagtttatgaactcttatGTAGATCTCCATTtcctttcaatgcaatttatgatttcCATGTCTTTTTATGTTTGCTTTAGTTtcctattgttgatctcttgcctttgtagttatagtttcctttaattcttgcaatttatgatgtttacttttattgccctctaagtgtttgatgaaatgtctct is part of the Arachis duranensis cultivar V14167 chromosome 1, aradu.V14167.gnm2.J7QH, whole genome shotgun sequence genome and encodes:
- the LOC107486074 gene encoding O-fucosyltransferase 29, encoding MGVGSKVWSLRSFLCSKQPQLLHPDKNNNSNGSINHNHNHHSHMCWRSSVAKPTSWSMVCGFMLFGLGLISLLTGHMASHVEWYSQRFVHRTLHSAQDGSERAPIDIWESQYSRYYYGCKERGRNFAPAVSERKSNGYLLIATSGGLNQQRTGITDAVVVARILNATLVVPELDHHSFWKDDSDFNNIFDINWFITYLAKDITIVKRVPDKVMRSMDKPPYTMRVPRKSEPEYYHDQVLPILLRRRVLQLTKFDFRLANDLDDELQRLRCRVNYHALRYTKPIRQFGQKLVMRMRKMANRFIAVHLRFEPDMLAFSGCYFGGGEKERQELGEIRKRWTTLPDLSPDGERKRGKCPLTPHEVGLMLRALGFANDTYLYVASGEIYGGDETMQPLKDLFPNIYTKEMLAGEELKPFLPFSSRLAAIDYIVCDESNVFVTNNNGNMAKILAGRRRYMGHKRTIRPNAKRLSTLFMEQHQMDWDTFAEKVKASQRGFMGEPDEIRPGRGEFHEYPSICICEKPYIDQALSEDVFRPPKLAAENLTVKEDSSLDEENEDSIRLPKQSVGRARRW